The Terriglobales bacterium genome has a segment encoding these proteins:
- a CDS encoding PAS domain S-box protein: MGNPRKTLGTAAAGLEEEGRLPAVADDAELRRARVLAECARILNSRVDISVSLRALAGAVVDLSRGRFAVLLLRDGDSLRPLASAAESPQLAQAITAAFQQHDWSAAQDLVSRAGESGELVTGSLSSSNGLEELLPSGQAVAVPLRTPRSSGALLVVSRPRQTFDAAQKALISALANTSSLALSNAELSATVSAQSGELRQLVEMAADLGAAGGIQRNLPGFLVRAADFLGFARAFVAVREGEACHVRWLADEGQGREVHVELRPRLAQRVFATREPFWCDDASQGPETGLTASPAFSARQYLLVPLPGNDGEVHGLFALLDRTSGGIITQEDVRRASALAAQLAMALDSAANLRLSEQHRQRAESLMGLARELNSSFRLPDFIRSFTVRSAEMLGARTAAMALAQGKALEVSFLNDPAATHDRALLRRLGTVLTDLAAARPQAVVSGAASELLTPAVASSLGWTDLAVARLAGPKGELLGMLCLAERGRPLSAPDRSLLEALAGHAAVAVENALMFSRMENSSKQWTEIFDAITDFIVVHDENNRILRVNRTLADFIGVHPAELIGVTMRALVSITSETGSGHPCPFCRSSAEAGDEYIHPALERTYLISTSRLHGEHEEALQTIHILKDISDRREAERRYRELFDNIQEGLFFSTPEGRFIEVNDALVRMLGYASREELLQVDIPTQLYTSSGQRQRFSEAIDRAGVLRNFEETLRRKDGSLIHTLQNAIAVRDPQGRVVQYRGVILDITELKTFQSQLQRERDFNRKILNNTQSMIMVVDTAGLISYANRRCFEAGAYKENDLLGHRLEEFVAPPRRARLAEAFAATLNGQQVDNLELPFLRGDGGAAQFSVNLSPMRDDQGNPTSIVAVMTDVTDAAMLQAKLRHTEKMAAVGQLVSGVAHEVNNPLTAILGFAELLADQPDVPDSARGDLRLIIQEAQRTKVIVQNLLSFARQMPPQRKPMQVNTILRRTLQLRSYDFSSHGVDVVEHIEENLPDIVGDSHQLQQVFLNILNNAYDAVRETGRRGHIEIETGCVNGFVEITFRDNGSGIAYPERIFDPFFTTKEVGKGTGLGLSICYGIVREHGGDITCANNTTQPGAWFKIRLPVVGSPEAAAAALRSEA; encoded by the coding sequence ATGGGCAATCCCCGCAAGACCCTGGGTACCGCTGCGGCTGGCTTGGAAGAGGAGGGCAGGCTGCCGGCTGTGGCGGATGACGCCGAACTTCGCCGTGCCCGGGTCCTGGCCGAGTGTGCCCGCATTCTTAACTCCCGCGTAGATATCTCCGTCTCTCTGCGCGCCCTGGCTGGGGCAGTCGTCGATCTGAGTCGTGGCCGATTTGCCGTCCTGCTGCTGCGTGACGGCGACAGCCTCCGCCCGCTGGCCTCCGCTGCTGAAAGTCCCCAGCTTGCCCAAGCCATCACCGCTGCGTTCCAGCAGCACGACTGGAGCGCGGCGCAGGACCTGGTCTCGCGCGCCGGCGAGAGCGGCGAGCTGGTGACGGGCTCCCTCTCCTCCAGCAACGGCCTGGAAGAACTGCTGCCTTCGGGACAGGCGGTGGCGGTGCCCCTGCGCACTCCGCGCAGTTCCGGCGCCCTGCTGGTGGTCTCGCGTCCACGGCAGACCTTCGATGCCGCGCAGAAGGCGCTCATCAGCGCGCTGGCCAACACTTCCTCGCTGGCGCTGTCGAACGCAGAGTTGAGCGCCACCGTGAGCGCGCAGTCCGGCGAACTTCGTCAACTGGTGGAGATGGCTGCCGACCTCGGCGCGGCTGGCGGCATCCAGCGCAATCTGCCCGGATTCCTGGTTCGGGCCGCCGATTTTCTCGGCTTCGCCCGCGCCTTCGTTGCCGTTCGCGAGGGAGAAGCCTGCCACGTGCGCTGGCTGGCCGATGAAGGCCAGGGCCGCGAGGTTCACGTCGAGCTGCGGCCCCGGCTGGCGCAACGCGTCTTCGCCACCCGCGAGCCTTTCTGGTGTGACGACGCCAGCCAGGGACCCGAGACCGGGCTCACCGCTTCGCCAGCGTTCTCCGCGCGGCAATATCTGCTTGTTCCGCTGCCCGGGAACGACGGCGAGGTTCACGGCCTGTTCGCCCTGCTCGACCGCACCAGCGGCGGCATCATCACGCAGGAAGACGTCCGCCGCGCCTCGGCGCTGGCCGCCCAGCTCGCCATGGCGCTGGACTCGGCCGCCAACCTCCGCCTTTCCGAGCAGCACCGGCAGCGCGCCGAGAGCCTGATGGGTCTGGCCCGTGAGCTGAACTCCTCGTTCCGCCTGCCTGATTTCATCCGCAGTTTCACCGTGCGCTCAGCCGAGATGCTGGGTGCGCGCACCGCCGCCATGGCGCTCGCCCAAGGCAAGGCCCTCGAGGTCTCTTTCCTGAACGATCCTGCGGCCACGCATGACCGCGCGCTGCTGCGGCGTCTGGGCACCGTGCTCACGGACCTTGCCGCCGCGCGACCGCAGGCGGTGGTTTCCGGCGCGGCTTCCGAGCTGCTTACGCCCGCGGTCGCATCCTCGCTGGGCTGGACCGACCTGGCCGTTGCGCGCCTGGCGGGGCCGAAAGGCGAGTTGCTCGGCATGCTGTGCCTCGCCGAGCGCGGCCGCCCGCTTTCTGCTCCCGATCGCTCGCTGCTCGAAGCGCTGGCCGGCCACGCCGCCGTCGCGGTGGAGAATGCGCTCATGTTCTCCCGCATGGAGAACTCCAGCAAGCAGTGGACGGAGATCTTCGACGCCATCACCGACTTCATCGTCGTGCATGACGAGAACAACCGCATCCTGCGCGTGAATCGCACCCTGGCGGACTTCATCGGCGTGCACCCGGCGGAACTCATCGGCGTCACCATGCGCGCCCTGGTTTCCATCACGTCCGAGACCGGTTCCGGCCACCCCTGTCCCTTCTGCCGCTCCAGCGCCGAGGCCGGCGATGAATACATCCATCCCGCGCTGGAGCGGACCTACCTGATTTCCACCTCGCGCCTGCACGGGGAGCATGAAGAGGCGCTGCAGACCATCCACATCCTCAAGGACATCAGCGACCGCCGCGAGGCCGAGCGTCGCTACCGCGAGCTGTTCGATAACATCCAGGAAGGCCTGTTCTTCTCCACGCCCGAGGGCCGCTTCATCGAAGTCAACGACGCCCTGGTCCGCATGCTGGGCTACGCCAGCCGCGAGGAGCTGTTGCAGGTCGATATCCCCACGCAGCTCTACACCTCCTCCGGCCAGCGCCAGCGCTTCAGCGAAGCCATCGATCGCGCCGGCGTGCTGCGCAACTTCGAGGAGACGCTGCGCCGCAAGGACGGCTCGCTCATCCACACCCTGCAGAACGCCATCGCGGTGCGCGATCCGCAGGGCCGCGTGGTGCAGTACCGCGGCGTCATCCTCGACATCACCGAGCTCAAGACCTTCCAGTCGCAACTGCAGCGCGAGCGCGACTTCAACCGTAAGATCCTCAACAACACCCAGAGCATGATCATGGTGGTGGATACCGCCGGGCTCATCAGCTACGCCAACCGCCGCTGCTTCGAGGCCGGCGCCTACAAGGAAAACGACCTGCTCGGCCACCGCCTGGAGGAGTTCGTCGCCCCGCCGCGGCGCGCCCGCCTGGCGGAGGCCTTCGCCGCCACGCTTAACGGCCAGCAGGTGGATAATCTCGAGCTGCCCTTCCTGCGCGGCGACGGCGGCGCCGCCCAGTTCTCCGTTAACCTCAGCCCCATGCGCGACGACCAGGGCAACCCCACCAGCATCGTGGCCGTCATGACCGACGTCACCGACGCCGCCATGCTGCAGGCCAAGCTCCGCCATACCGAGAAGATGGCGGCCGTCGGCCAGTTGGTCAGCGGCGTGGCCCACGAGGTGAACAACCCGCTCACCGCCATCCTCGGCTTCGCGGAACTGCTGGCCGACCAGCCCGATGTTCCCGACTCCGCGCGCGGCGACCTGCGGCTCATCATCCAGGAGGCGCAGCGCACCAAGGTCATCGTGCAGAACCTGCTGAGCTTCGCCCGCCAGATGCCGCCGCAGCGCAAGCCCATGCAGGTGAACACCATCCTGCGGCGCACCCTGCAGCTCCGCTCCTACGACTTCTCCAGCCACGGCGTGGATGTCGTGGAGCACATCGAGGAGAACCTCCCCGACATCGTGGGCGATTCCCACCAGCTCCAGCAGGTGTTCCTTAACATACTCAACAACGCCTACGACGCCGTGCGTGAAACCGGCCGCCGCGGCCACATCGAGATCGAGACCGGCTGCGTGAACGGCTTCGTGGAAATCACCTTCCGCGACAACGGCAGCGGCATCGCTTACCCTGAGCGCATCTTCGATCCTTTCTTCACCACAAAAGAGGTCGGGAAGGGTACAGGCCTCGGCCTAAGCATCTGCTACGGCATCGTGCGCGAGCACGGCGGGGACATCACTTGCGCCAACAACACTACCCAGCCCGGCGCGTGGTTCAAGATCCGGCTGCCGGTCGTCGGCAGCCCGGAAGCCGCGGCCGCCGCCCTGAGGAGTGAAGCATGA
- a CDS encoding energy transducer TonB gives MNILKRAAAVALMAVAGISTLAAEPNTESTRKVKTRVQPTYPAMARKMNVAGSVKVEVVVAPSGEIKSTKVIGGHPLLVNAAVDALKQWKYEPAGEETTSIVEFRFNPANQ, from the coding sequence ATGAACATTCTCAAGCGCGCTGCCGCGGTCGCCCTGATGGCTGTAGCTGGAATTTCCACGCTGGCCGCCGAGCCGAACACCGAAAGCACTCGCAAGGTCAAGACGCGCGTGCAGCCGACCTACCCTGCCATGGCCCGGAAGATGAATGTCGCCGGCTCGGTAAAAGTCGAGGTGGTGGTGGCGCCCAGCGGTGAGATCAAATCCACGAAAGTGATCGGCGGCCATCCGCTGCTGGTCAACGCGGCGGTCGACGCCCTGAAACAGTGGAAGTACGAACCGGCGGGAGAAGAGACCACCAGCATCGTCGAGTTCCGCTTCAATCCCGCAAACCAGTAG
- a CDS encoding methyl-accepting chemotaxis protein — protein sequence MSIGRKIYLGFGAVLGIVVLLLVVNIAAVQWEHSARRTAARAVETMRLAESIQFQMMQNRLYLANYLQSGDTREADSVQSGYARLTDLLKQAEEKSNSDQQRSAFTRFRDAEREWLANFATPLIEKRKEVDAGNMTVADLQVFYLQLDPGEWLRKSTEPLAEAGQAAHKALEESDKSSRTAATFTTVATTVGTMLAMLCGLWIAYVTTRSIVQPLGQLIAAARQIGNSGDLDHKVEIERSDEIGELAQTFNSMVEYLREMAQHSESIAGGDLTVEIEPRSPKDTLAHAFRSMIEGLRSLARDVRDSASQVSSGAMQVAQASEESAKVSVQASSAIDEVSSTMHEMSINVQNMVKNTQMQASSVSETSASIDQMVASIQRVADTARVLLDISQRSREEVQNGIATMDKATEGLTRINGSIHASAEIIGVLGNRADDIGKIIEVIDDLAEQTNLLALNAAIEAARAGEHGLGFAVVADEVRKLAEKSAQSTKEISELIQSIQKEARKAVENMEKSTVIVNDGLTLGGDLNQALKRISSVVTEVYKFAQEIGAATNEQSHGSSQIAKATTRLNEITHEINSSVEEQASGARGVMKAMEKMRELVGQSTSGSTELAASAEQMSRMSRALLEVMDRFSIDAHQTGNGNGHGPNGNGRKSMARKPKGEYQPAEASRYAAASRS from the coding sequence ATGAGTATCGGCAGAAAGATTTACCTGGGCTTCGGGGCGGTCCTCGGGATCGTCGTGTTGCTTCTGGTGGTGAACATCGCGGCGGTGCAGTGGGAACACTCGGCCCGGCGCACGGCGGCCCGGGCGGTCGAGACCATGCGGCTGGCGGAGAGCATCCAGTTCCAGATGATGCAAAACCGCCTCTACCTGGCCAACTATCTGCAGAGCGGCGACACGCGCGAGGCCGACTCCGTGCAGAGCGGATATGCGCGGCTGACCGACCTGCTGAAGCAAGCCGAGGAGAAATCCAACTCCGACCAGCAGCGCTCCGCCTTTACGCGATTCCGCGACGCGGAGCGCGAATGGCTGGCGAACTTCGCCACTCCCCTGATTGAAAAGCGCAAGGAAGTGGATGCCGGCAACATGACCGTGGCCGACCTGCAGGTCTTCTACCTGCAACTGGATCCTGGGGAGTGGCTGCGCAAGTCCACCGAACCGCTGGCGGAAGCCGGGCAGGCGGCGCACAAGGCGCTGGAGGAATCGGACAAATCGAGCCGCACGGCGGCCACGTTCACCACAGTCGCCACTACAGTAGGCACGATGCTGGCGATGCTCTGCGGGCTGTGGATCGCCTACGTGACCACGCGCTCCATCGTGCAGCCGCTGGGACAGTTGATCGCGGCGGCGCGCCAGATCGGCAACTCCGGCGACCTCGACCACAAAGTGGAGATCGAGCGTTCGGATGAGATCGGCGAACTGGCCCAGACCTTCAACAGCATGGTCGAGTACCTGCGCGAGATGGCGCAGCACTCGGAAAGCATCGCAGGCGGCGACCTGACGGTGGAGATCGAGCCACGCTCGCCCAAAGACACCCTGGCCCATGCCTTCCGTTCCATGATCGAGGGCCTGCGCTCGCTGGCGCGCGACGTGCGCGACAGCGCCTCACAGGTCTCCAGCGGCGCCATGCAGGTGGCGCAAGCCTCGGAAGAATCCGCCAAAGTGAGCGTGCAGGCGTCATCCGCCATCGATGAAGTCTCCAGCACGATGCACGAGATGAGCATCAACGTGCAGAACATGGTGAAGAACACGCAGATGCAGGCTTCGAGCGTGAGCGAGACCTCGGCATCCATCGACCAGATGGTGGCCTCCATCCAGCGCGTGGCGGACACCGCCCGCGTGCTGCTGGACATCTCCCAGCGCTCGCGCGAGGAAGTGCAGAACGGCATCGCCACCATGGACAAAGCCACCGAGGGGCTGACCCGCATCAACGGCTCCATCCATGCCTCGGCGGAGATCATCGGCGTGCTCGGCAACCGGGCCGACGACATCGGCAAGATCATCGAAGTCATCGACGACCTAGCCGAGCAGACCAACCTGCTGGCGCTGAACGCCGCCATCGAAGCGGCGCGCGCCGGTGAGCACGGGCTGGGCTTCGCCGTAGTCGCCGATGAAGTCCGCAAGCTGGCGGAAAAATCGGCGCAATCCACCAAGGAGATCAGCGAGCTCATCCAGAGCATCCAGAAGGAAGCCCGCAAGGCGGTGGAGAACATGGAAAAGTCCACCGTCATCGTGAACGACGGGCTGACGCTGGGCGGCGACCTGAACCAGGCGCTGAAGCGCATCTCCAGCGTGGTCACCGAGGTCTACAAGTTCGCGCAGGAGATCGGCGCAGCCACCAACGAGCAGTCGCACGGCTCGTCGCAGATCGCCAAAGCCACCACGCGCCTGAACGAGATCACGCACGAGATCAATTCTTCGGTGGAGGAACAGGCCTCGGGCGCGCGCGGCGTGATGAAAGCCATGGAAAAGATGCGCGAGCTGGTGGGTCAGTCCACCTCCGGTTCCACGGAACTGGCGGCCTCGGCCGAGCAGATGTCGCGCATGTCGCGCGCGCTGCTGGAGGTGATGGACCGCTTCTCGATCGACGCGCACCAGACCGGCAACGGCAACGGGCATGGTCCCAACGGCAACGGGCGGAAGAGCATGGCGCGCAAACCGAAGGGGGAGTACCAGCCGGCGGAGGCGTCGCGCTACGCCGCGGCGTCGCGCTCCTAG
- a CDS encoding chemotaxis protein CheW, which produces MAREMHIVGFRVGRELFGVPIHLVHEIVRVPEITSVPDAPSCVEGVINLRGRIVPVLDLRKRFGEREVRPHKKNRILVAELDGRMVGLVVDAASEVLKLPETEIEPAPGVFQEGERSYVTGVGKLDGRLVILVDLARVLERGELRQLAEAAEAATVPAGAR; this is translated from the coding sequence ATGGCCAGGGAGATGCACATCGTCGGATTCCGGGTCGGGCGTGAGCTGTTCGGCGTGCCCATCCACCTGGTGCACGAGATCGTGCGCGTGCCCGAGATCACCTCGGTGCCCGATGCTCCCAGTTGCGTCGAGGGCGTGATCAACCTGCGCGGACGCATCGTTCCGGTGCTGGATCTGCGGAAACGCTTTGGCGAGCGCGAGGTCCGCCCCCACAAGAAGAACCGCATCCTGGTGGCGGAACTGGACGGCCGCATGGTCGGGCTGGTGGTCGATGCCGCGAGCGAAGTCCTGAAGCTTCCCGAAACGGAGATCGAGCCGGCACCCGGTGTGTTCCAAGAAGGCGAGCGCAGCTACGTCACCGGAGTGGGCAAGCTCGATGGTCGGCTGGTGATCCTGGTGGACCTGGCGCGAGTGCTGGAACGCGGTGAACTGCGGCAACTGGCGGAGGCCGCCGAAGCGGCCACTGTCCCCGCTGGAGCCCGCTGA
- a CDS encoding CheR family methyltransferase, producing the protein MATSTLAVQLTEAELKLLQTLIYQECGMYFDERRVHFLQDRLQRRLKATQLDTFYHYYRLLTSREGKNELGALLENLTVNETSFFRNKPQLDLFHKTILEEMLNRKQERRDFTLRIWSAGCSTGQEPYTLAILVADALAYYYLRNPLPFEMPTPKPLIPPPWKVEILASDISYSVLRAGQEGIYPEHQMDAVDYSYRLRYFDKVGDRYAVKKAVKDLVHFDFHNLKTEFLPQRNDFIFCRNVMIYFDEAEQKRLIDKFYRCLNPYGYLFVGHAESLFGLTDKFRMIHQNNGTCYQRIEVNA; encoded by the coding sequence ATGGCAACGTCGACTCTTGCAGTCCAGCTCACCGAAGCCGAACTGAAACTGCTGCAGACCCTCATCTACCAGGAATGCGGCATGTACTTCGATGAGCGGCGCGTGCATTTCCTCCAGGACCGCCTGCAGCGCCGGCTGAAAGCCACCCAGCTCGACACCTTCTATCACTACTACCGGCTGCTCACCAGCCGCGAGGGCAAAAACGAACTGGGCGCGCTGCTGGAAAACCTGACCGTCAACGAGACCAGCTTTTTCCGCAACAAGCCCCAGCTCGATCTCTTCCACAAGACCATCCTGGAAGAGATGCTGAACCGCAAGCAGGAACGGCGCGATTTCACGTTGCGCATCTGGAGCGCAGGCTGCTCCACCGGCCAGGAGCCCTACACGCTGGCCATCCTGGTGGCCGACGCGCTGGCCTACTACTACCTGCGCAATCCCCTGCCCTTCGAGATGCCGACGCCCAAGCCGCTGATCCCGCCGCCGTGGAAGGTGGAGATCCTGGCCTCGGACATCAGCTACAGCGTGCTGCGCGCCGGGCAGGAAGGCATCTACCCCGAGCACCAGATGGATGCCGTGGACTACTCCTACCGGCTTCGCTACTTCGACAAGGTGGGCGACCGTTACGCGGTGAAGAAGGCCGTGAAGGACCTGGTCCACTTCGACTTCCACAACCTGAAAACCGAGTTTCTGCCGCAGCGCAACGACTTCATCTTCTGCCGCAACGTGATGATCTACTTCGACGAAGCCGAGCAGAAGCGCCTGATCGACAAGTTCTACCGCTGCCTGAACCCGTACGGCTACCTGTTTGTGGGACACGCCGAGAGCCTGTTTGGCCTGACCGACAAGTTCCGCATGATCCACCAGAACAACGGCACCTGCTACCAGCGCATCGAGGTGAACGCGTGA
- a CDS encoding chemotaxis protein CheA, protein MKLFDEERAGELRELFFESALELLQVLNEQGLELEKNPGDAETVRAVRRTVHTLKGDSAACGYRELSELAHELEDALTPEMAARAGRALAEVVLGAADVFEAMLRAFRSGQPVPSGEPVRVAVRALIEGKPEPSPKASSAPSFSWSEYELVVIADAARQGAVVHNVLVTLDPQCAMRGAAVQLVRNVLDELGTVLAMRPEEVAPETQVAAVEAALASERSPETIAQKCRIPAVVAGVRIERWTPAAETEQVEADFPAAGTAASQATAATAPAEKPGAPRTTLAENVLRVDAERIDQVLNLVGELIIGKSMLHQVVLDFERRFPKDPLRARLADTLAFQARVLNDLQKGVMKVRMVPAEQLFRRFPRIVRDVAHTQGKQVTTVLSGQDTELDKSILDTLAEPLTHLVRNAVDHGIGTPEDRAAAGKPREGTVRLDAYHQGNQVVIEVADDGRGIDRNKVMAKAIERGLISAEDAARLSDSEALALIFHPGLSTAEQVTAISGRGVGMDVVKTVVDGMKGTISIESEPGRGTRFFLRVPLTLAIIKALLFRVEERMYAVPLASVVEIARAPQSEIRRVGEHEVIRLRNEVLTVVRLDRLAGRPAGIAPKVFVIVVALGERKFGLIVDRLVGEEELVIKALEDRLVSTEFVSGASILGDGTVVLILNLAVVVERLSCAVEEEVPA, encoded by the coding sequence GTGAAGCTGTTCGACGAAGAACGCGCCGGCGAACTCCGCGAACTCTTCTTCGAGAGCGCTCTCGAACTGCTGCAGGTGCTCAACGAGCAGGGTCTCGAGCTGGAGAAGAATCCGGGCGACGCCGAAACCGTGCGCGCGGTGCGCCGCACCGTGCACACGCTCAAGGGCGACTCCGCCGCCTGCGGCTACCGCGAGCTGAGCGAGCTGGCCCACGAACTGGAAGACGCTCTTACGCCGGAAATGGCAGCGCGCGCCGGGCGCGCCCTGGCGGAAGTGGTGCTGGGCGCCGCCGACGTCTTCGAGGCCATGCTGCGTGCCTTCCGCAGCGGCCAGCCCGTGCCCTCCGGCGAGCCGGTGCGCGTCGCCGTGCGCGCGCTCATCGAAGGCAAGCCGGAGCCCTCCCCCAAGGCATCTTCCGCTCCCAGCTTTTCCTGGTCGGAGTACGAACTGGTGGTGATAGCGGACGCAGCCCGTCAAGGCGCCGTGGTTCACAACGTGCTGGTGACTCTAGACCCACAATGCGCCATGCGCGGCGCGGCGGTACAACTGGTCCGCAACGTGCTGGACGAACTGGGCACGGTGCTGGCCATGCGGCCGGAAGAGGTGGCTCCGGAAACGCAGGTCGCAGCGGTCGAGGCCGCGCTGGCGTCGGAGCGCTCCCCGGAAACCATTGCGCAGAAGTGCCGCATCCCGGCCGTGGTGGCCGGTGTGCGCATTGAGCGCTGGACCCCGGCGGCCGAGACGGAACAAGTCGAAGCTGACTTCCCTGCCGCCGGCACGGCAGCCAGCCAGGCCACAGCCGCCACCGCGCCCGCAGAGAAACCCGGGGCGCCCCGCACTACTCTCGCCGAGAACGTGCTGCGCGTGGACGCCGAGCGCATCGACCAGGTGCTGAACCTGGTGGGCGAACTGATCATCGGCAAGTCCATGCTGCACCAAGTGGTGCTCGACTTCGAGCGCCGCTTCCCCAAGGACCCGCTGCGCGCCCGCCTAGCGGACACGCTGGCCTTTCAGGCCCGGGTGCTGAACGACCTGCAGAAGGGCGTCATGAAAGTGCGCATGGTGCCGGCCGAGCAGCTCTTCCGCCGCTTCCCGCGCATCGTGCGCGACGTGGCCCACACGCAAGGCAAACAGGTCACAACCGTCCTCTCCGGGCAGGACACCGAACTCGACAAGAGCATCCTCGATACGCTGGCCGAGCCGCTCACGCACCTGGTACGCAACGCGGTGGACCACGGCATCGGAACGCCGGAGGATCGAGCCGCCGCAGGCAAGCCCCGCGAGGGCACGGTGCGGCTTGACGCCTATCACCAGGGCAACCAGGTGGTCATCGAAGTAGCCGATGACGGCCGCGGCATCGACCGCAACAAGGTGATGGCCAAGGCCATCGAGCGCGGCTTAATCAGCGCCGAGGACGCCGCCCGCTTGAGCGATTCCGAGGCCCTGGCGCTGATCTTCCATCCCGGATTGAGCACGGCCGAGCAGGTGACGGCGATTTCCGGACGCGGCGTGGGCATGGACGTAGTGAAGACCGTCGTGGACGGAATGAAGGGCACCATCAGCATCGAGAGCGAGCCCGGCCGCGGAACACGTTTCTTCCTGCGCGTGCCGCTGACGCTGGCCATCATCAAGGCGCTGCTGTTCCGCGTGGAAGAGCGCATGTACGCCGTGCCCTTGGCCTCGGTGGTAGAGATCGCACGCGCCCCGCAGTCAGAGATCCGGCGCGTGGGCGAACACGAAGTCATCCGCCTGCGCAATGAAGTGCTGACCGTGGTGCGGCTCGACCGCCTGGCCGGACGTCCGGCCGGCATAGCGCCCAAGGTATTCGTCATCGTGGTGGCGCTGGGCGAACGCAAGTTCGGACTCATCGTGGATCGGCTGGTCGGCGAAGAAGAACTGGTCATCAAGGCGCTCGAAGACCGGCTGGTCTCGACCGAATTCGTGAGCGGAGCTTCCATCCTGGGCGACGGTACCGTAGTGCTGATCCTGAATCTGGCTGTAGTGGTGGAGCGGCTGAGCTGCGCCGTCGAGGAGGAGGTGCCGGCATGA
- a CDS encoding chemotaxis response regulator protein-glutamate methylesterase: protein MSDPVRVLVVDDSALMRKLIPQILERDSSLQVVGTAMDGAFGLKKIEELQPHVVTLDLEMPRMDGIETLREVTRRCRVPVIVVSAHTTQGASATFKALAMGAFDFVAKPRDAAQARMDQIAAELIGKIKVAAQNGVPQRPPQMPMETRRVNKPAVRFRRRPTRVVAIGISTGGPNALQYMLSQLPGDFPGSIVVVQHMPEGFTEMFARRLDECCAIDVKEAQSGDLLLAGRALICPGNRHIRVRQMPLGDLVVLSDEDKVNGHRPSVDVLFRSAAQQFGDRAVAVIMTGMGEDGAEAMGQVRALGGVTVAQSEESCVVYGMPRAAIERGHVQRVVPLDALANTLQAMCAAERAHAGKVLLGTH from the coding sequence ATGAGCGATCCAGTTCGCGTGCTGGTGGTGGACGACTCCGCCCTGATGCGCAAGCTCATCCCTCAGATCCTGGAGCGCGACTCTTCGCTCCAGGTCGTAGGTACGGCCATGGACGGCGCCTTCGGGCTCAAGAAAATCGAGGAACTGCAGCCGCACGTGGTCACGCTCGACCTGGAGATGCCGCGCATGGATGGCATTGAGACGCTGCGTGAAGTCACTCGGCGCTGCCGGGTGCCGGTGATCGTGGTGAGCGCGCACACAACCCAGGGGGCTTCCGCGACCTTCAAGGCGCTGGCCATGGGCGCGTTCGACTTCGTGGCCAAGCCGCGCGACGCCGCCCAGGCCCGCATGGATCAGATCGCCGCCGAACTGATCGGCAAGATCAAGGTGGCGGCGCAGAACGGCGTGCCGCAACGCCCTCCGCAGATGCCGATGGAAACCCGCCGGGTGAACAAACCGGCGGTTCGCTTCCGGCGGCGGCCGACGCGCGTGGTCGCGATCGGAATCTCGACCGGCGGGCCCAATGCGCTGCAATACATGCTTTCGCAGCTCCCCGGCGACTTCCCCGGCAGCATCGTGGTAGTCCAGCACATGCCCGAGGGCTTCACGGAGATGTTCGCGCGGCGGCTGGACGAGTGCTGCGCCATCGACGTGAAGGAGGCCCAGTCCGGCGATCTGCTGCTGGCGGGAAGGGCGCTCATCTGTCCGGGCAACCGCCACATCCGCGTCCGTCAGATGCCGCTTGGAGACCTGGTGGTGCTCTCGGACGAGGACAAGGTAAACGGCCACCGCCCGTCGGTCGATGTGCTGTTCCGTTCCGCGGCGCAACAGTTCGGCGACCGGGCTGTGGCGGTGATCATGACCGGCATGGGTGAGGACGGCGCCGAGGCCATGGGCCAGGTACGCGCGCTGGGCGGCGTCACCGTCGCGCAGAGCGAAGAGTCGTGCGTGGTGTACGGCATGCCGCGCGCCGCCATCGAACGCGGCCACGTGCAGCGCGTCGTCCCGCTGGACGCCTTGGCCAACACACTTCAGGCGATGTGCGCCGCCGAGCGCGCCCACGCCGGCAAGGTTTTGCTCGGAACTCACTGA
- a CDS encoding response regulator: MEHFAALLRSSDRQPVRYLIVDDSVFARRNLARLVESFGGTVVGEAGDGCTAITEYERTRPDIVLMDITMPQMEGIEASERIVRQFPDARIVMVSSVGYQENIVAALQKGARHFVQKPVKAEVLYDVVRYVMGEEGVTTQITTAEVQG, encoded by the coding sequence ATGGAACACTTCGCGGCTCTACTGCGCAGCAGTGACAGGCAGCCGGTCCGCTACCTGATCGTGGACGACTCGGTCTTCGCGCGCCGCAACCTGGCGCGCCTGGTGGAGTCCTTCGGGGGCACCGTGGTGGGCGAGGCCGGCGATGGTTGCACAGCCATCACCGAGTACGAGCGCACCCGGCCCGACATCGTGCTCATGGATATCACCATGCCGCAGATGGAAGGCATCGAGGCCTCCGAGCGCATCGTGCGCCAGTTTCCGGACGCGCGCATCGTCATGGTCTCCTCCGTCGGCTATCAGGAGAACATCGTGGCCGCCCTGCAGAAGGGCGCCCGCCATTTCGTCCAGAAGCCGGTGAAGGCCGAGGTGCTCTACGACGTGGTCCGCTACGTGATGGGCGAGGAAGGCGTCACCACCCAAATTACCACCGCGGAGGTGCAGGGATGA